A window of Tumebacillus sp. BK434 genomic DNA:
CACATCCCTCCTTATGCTTCAGGATGCACGAGAGAGAGGTTGTCTATCCGCAGTGCGGACTATGCCCTCCGTCTGCTCTTCAGCAACTTAATCTGGGCATCCAGTTTCACAATCTGGAAGTCAATCACCTCGCACTGCATGTCCGATTTCCGGTTCGGGCGATTGATGACTTCTCTGTAGTAGGAGTTAAATTCTGTAAACCGTTTCTCAAGGCGTTCAAAACCCTCCGTGAACACCCGCTCCAAACGAATATAGCTCTCTCTGTACTCTTGCAAAGCGATTTCTAAGCGGTCCCCTGGCTCAACACGCTCTGTGCTCACAATGATACCTCCTTGGGGGATGAAGAAAAATTGGGTTGACCCTCAGGCGAGGGTCACGTACTTGGGTCGGCTGGAGGTATTGCTTTTCTTCAATTAGCAGGTTCATTGTAGCACAGGTGGAGAAGCTCGGTCTTTCCCAAATGCACTTCAAAAGCCATCAAATTTTCGACAGGCTCCCTTTATCTTGTGAGAGGTCTTCGAGCTTGCAGGGAGGCTGCGAGGATCTGATCAGGACGGAAGGTCCGCGGCTTTTTGCGCAGGAAACAATAGGCCTGAATCCCCTCGTCTGTCACGTCGGTCACCTGCACGACACGCTGGGAGATCGCCCCCTTGCTGTCCAGATAGATCAGCGAGACGGGTCGATGCTCGCGCTGTGAAATCTCAATCTCTTTTCTCCCTTGAACTGCCATGCCGTACACCTCCGCTCGAATTTCCATCACGTTCTCTTCTTATTATATACGAACACACGTTCCTTATGCCACAAAAATCGAACATTTGTTCCTAAAAATCTGCAAAAAAATCCCCCCTCCGTTTCCCGGAGAGGAGACCTCTGTCACTCACTCATCTATGCTTTCGCCAAATTGACCAGGCAATCATACTGCGCCGACCCGATTCCCAAGTCGCTGCGGCGGTTCGAGGTCAAGGCATTGAGCGCCGTGCCCCGGTTGCCCCACCAGCCCTCTTCGATCTTGATCGTCCGCTTGTGCTGCCCGGAGACGATCTTCACGTTGCCCAGCACCTCGCCGCGCTCGTTGTACACGCGCACGAGATCGCCATCGGCAAGCCCCGTCTCCTCCGCCACAAACGCCGAGATCTCCACCACCGGACGCTCCGGCATCTTCAGCACGTGATAATACTGCGAATTCAAGGAGCGCCGCGGATGGATCGTCAGCAGATGGTACGGGTACTTCCGCGCCAGCTCCCGATCCCGGCGCGGGCTTTCCACCGGCTCTTCAAAAATCGGGATCGGCGATGCCCCGTCCGCTGCTGCCGCCGATGACGCAAACTCATACTTGCCCGACGGCGTGCCAAACTGAAAATCGGCCCACGCCACCGGCTCTTCATGCGCCTTCAAAAAACCGTCCTGCTGCAGTTTCTCCCGCGTGATGCCGTCCTCCTGCAGCGGAGCCATCGCCTCTTCCATCCATGCGTGCACATCGCGGCCAAATTCCTCGCCAAAGCCCAGCTCGTCGGCCAGCCCCTGCAGGATCATCCAGTCCGGACGCGTCTCGCCACGCGGCTCCACAACCCGG
This region includes:
- a CDS encoding WYL domain-containing protein, translating into MAVQGRKEIEISQREHRPVSLIYLDSKGAISQRVVQVTDVTDEGIQAYCFLRKKPRTFRPDQILAASLQARRPLTR